A stretch of Caenibius tardaugens NBRC 16725 DNA encodes these proteins:
- a CDS encoding NAD(P)H-dependent flavin oxidoreductase, producing MSFKGLQPIIYRGREVWPLIEGGKGVSATNHTSSGAWAAAGGVGTVSAVNADSYDAEGKIVPQVYEQLTRRERHEQLIRYAIDGGVEQVKRAYDISGGKGAININVLWEMGGAQAVLEGILEQTRGLVTGVTCGAGMPYKLAEIAARYDVAYLPIISSARAFRALWKRSYSKVADLMAAVVYEDPWLAGGHNGLSNAEDPTKPEDPYPRVKALRDTMRAEGIADSVPIVMAGGVWFLREWNDWIENPELGSIAFQFGTRPLLTQESPIPQGWKDRLRTLEPGDVLLHRFSPTGFYSSAVKNPFLRNLEARSERQIPYSRVEAGAHTVQLDVGVKGKNFWVAPADLDRARTWAGQGFTEGLRTPDDTIVFVTPDERTVIREDQAACMGCLSHCGFSAWKDYDDYTTGRLADPRSFCIQKTLQDIAHGDDVEQNLMFAGHAAYRFKQDPFYSNNYTPTVKELVDRILTGD from the coding sequence ATGTCATTCAAGGGGTTGCAGCCAATAATCTATCGCGGTCGCGAGGTATGGCCGTTGATTGAAGGCGGTAAGGGTGTGTCTGCGACCAACCACACCAGCTCCGGGGCATGGGCTGCTGCGGGCGGTGTGGGCACGGTCAGTGCCGTCAACGCGGACAGTTATGATGCGGAAGGCAAGATCGTCCCGCAGGTCTATGAACAATTGACCCGCCGCGAACGGCATGAGCAATTGATCCGTTATGCGATCGATGGCGGTGTCGAACAGGTAAAACGCGCCTACGATATTTCCGGCGGCAAAGGCGCGATCAATATCAACGTGCTGTGGGAAATGGGCGGTGCGCAGGCAGTACTCGAAGGCATTCTCGAGCAGACGCGGGGCCTGGTAACGGGTGTTACTTGCGGCGCGGGCATGCCCTACAAACTGGCCGAAATCGCGGCGCGGTACGATGTGGCCTATCTGCCGATCATCAGTTCCGCCCGCGCGTTCCGCGCCTTGTGGAAGCGGTCCTACAGCAAAGTCGCAGACCTGATGGCGGCTGTGGTTTACGAAGATCCGTGGCTGGCAGGCGGGCATAATGGCCTTTCCAATGCGGAAGACCCGACCAAGCCGGAAGATCCCTATCCCCGTGTGAAGGCGCTGCGCGACACCATGCGTGCAGAGGGGATTGCCGACAGCGTGCCGATCGTCATGGCCGGCGGTGTCTGGTTCCTGCGCGAATGGAACGACTGGATCGAGAATCCGGAACTTGGGTCGATTGCCTTCCAGTTCGGAACGCGCCCACTGCTCACGCAGGAAAGCCCGATTCCCCAAGGTTGGAAGGACCGTCTGCGTACGCTGGAGCCGGGCGATGTCCTGTTGCACCGCTTCTCGCCCACAGGGTTCTACAGCTCGGCAGTGAAGAACCCCTTCCTGCGTAATCTCGAAGCCCGTAGCGAGCGGCAGATTCCCTATTCTCGGGTCGAGGCCGGTGCGCATACGGTGCAACTCGACGTCGGCGTGAAAGGCAAGAACTTCTGGGTTGCCCCGGCAGATCTCGATCGTGCACGGACCTGGGCAGGTCAGGGCTTCACCGAAGGTCTGCGCACCCCTGATGATACGATCGTATTCGTCACCCCGGATGAGCGTACGGTCATCAGGGAAGATCAGGCGGCGTGCATGGGTTGCCTGTCGCACTGCGGTTTTTCTGCATGGAAAGACTATGACGATTATACCACCGGCCGCCTTGCCGATCCGCGCAGCTTCTGCATCCAGAAGACATTGCAGGACATTGCCCATGGCGACGACGTGGAACAGAACCTGATGTTTGCGGGCCATGCGGCCTATCGCTTCAAGCAGGATCCGTTTTATTCGAACAATTACACCCCCACCGTGAAGGAACTGGTTGATCGTATCCTCACCGGGGACTGA
- a CDS encoding class I SAM-dependent methyltransferase, producing the protein MIRFRALCATVLFALAACQPAGKDTDRPETSREFPRADRPVSESGANSVSTEQVRDDRREATTVMDLAQIAHGMSVADIGAGEGYYTVRLAERVGPRGRVLGQDIDAEALKRLGARVERERLDNVSIKHGESDDPQLPEKSFDRIFLVHMYHEVTEPYAFLWRLRPALRPGGQVIVVDVDRPTDTHGINPRLLFCEFESVGFRLVEFVRKPELAGYYAQFEVAGQRPAPRDIKPCREAGVTKKDTAA; encoded by the coding sequence GTGATCCGCTTTCGCGCTCTCTGTGCAACGGTCTTGTTTGCCCTGGCTGCGTGCCAGCCGGCAGGCAAGGATACCGATCGCCCGGAGACGTCGCGAGAATTTCCCCGCGCCGACCGCCCGGTCTCTGAAAGCGGCGCCAATAGCGTCAGCACCGAACAAGTGCGCGATGATCGCCGTGAGGCGACAACCGTCATGGACCTGGCCCAGATCGCGCATGGCATGAGCGTGGCCGATATTGGCGCCGGTGAAGGATACTACACCGTTCGTCTGGCGGAGCGGGTAGGGCCAAGAGGGCGCGTGCTTGGTCAGGATATCGATGCAGAAGCCTTGAAGCGATTGGGCGCACGCGTTGAACGCGAACGTCTCGACAATGTTTCGATCAAGCATGGCGAATCTGACGATCCGCAATTGCCGGAAAAGAGCTTCGATCGGATATTCCTCGTGCACATGTATCATGAGGTGACGGAGCCCTATGCGTTCCTGTGGCGTCTGAGGCCAGCACTCCGGCCGGGCGGACAGGTCATAGTGGTCGATGTCGACCGACCGACGGATACGCACGGGATCAACCCGCGCCTGCTCTTCTGCGAGTTTGAAAGTGTGGGCTTTCGTCTGGTAGAATTTGTCCGTAAGCCGGAATTGGCCGGATATTATGCGCAGTTCGAAGTTGCAGGACAACGCCCTGCGCCAAGAGATATAAAGCCGTGCCGAGAGGCGGGCGTGACAAAGAAAGATACAGCCGCCTGA
- the prfB gene encoding peptide chain release factor 2, which produces MRAEGQAQIERIEAALALVRRSLDWDRALRRLDELNARVEDPTLWDDPKQAEAIMRERRRLEAAIGTVNEIGQEMADAIEFIEMGEAEGDDATVDEGLDSLEKLAARADADKVQALLSGEADANDTYLEIHAGAGGTESQDWAEMLQRMYTRWAERRGYKVELVDYHAGEQAGIKSATLLLKGENAYGYAKTESGVHRLVRISPYDSSARRHTSFSSIWVYPVIDDDIDIDINPADLKIDTYRASGAGGQHVNTTDSAVRITHAPSGIIVASQIDRSQHKNREIAMNMLKARLFEEEMRKREEAASAEHASKTDIGWGHQIRSYVLQPYQMVKDLRTGVTSTSPDDVLDGKLDEFMAAALAQRVTGESVEVEDVE; this is translated from the coding sequence ATGCGTGCCGAAGGGCAGGCCCAAATAGAACGTATCGAAGCCGCCTTGGCGTTGGTCAGGAGATCTCTGGATTGGGATCGCGCCCTGCGGCGTCTCGACGAGCTGAACGCACGCGTGGAAGATCCGACCCTGTGGGACGATCCCAAGCAGGCGGAAGCGATCATGCGCGAACGACGTAGGCTGGAAGCCGCGATCGGCACCGTCAACGAAATCGGCCAGGAAATGGCGGACGCCATCGAATTCATCGAGATGGGTGAGGCCGAGGGCGATGATGCCACGGTCGACGAAGGGCTCGATTCCCTCGAAAAGCTGGCGGCGCGCGCCGATGCTGACAAAGTGCAGGCACTTCTGTCGGGCGAAGCAGACGCCAACGATACCTATCTTGAAATTCACGCAGGCGCAGGTGGCACGGAAAGCCAGGACTGGGCCGAAATGTTGCAGCGGATGTATACACGCTGGGCGGAACGCCGTGGCTACAAGGTCGAACTGGTGGATTACCACGCCGGCGAACAGGCCGGAATCAAGTCCGCCACCCTGTTGCTCAAGGGCGAGAACGCGTACGGGTACGCCAAGACCGAAAGCGGCGTTCATCGCCTCGTGCGGATCAGCCCGTATGACAGTTCCGCGCGGCGGCATACGAGTTTCAGTTCGATCTGGGTCTATCCCGTGATCGATGATGACATCGACATCGATATCAATCCGGCAGACCTGAAAATTGATACTTATCGGGCATCGGGCGCGGGTGGGCAGCACGTCAATACCACGGACTCTGCCGTGCGTATTACGCACGCGCCCAGTGGTATCATCGTGGCCAGCCAGATCGACCGATCGCAGCACAAGAACCGCGAAATCGCGATGAACATGCTGAAAGCGCGGCTGTTCGAGGAAGAAATGCGCAAGCGCGAAGAGGCTGCGAGCGCGGAACATGCCTCCAAGACGGATATTGGCTGGGGCCACCAGATCCGGTCATACGTCTTGCAGCCCTATCAGATGGTCAAGGATTTGCGCACAGGCGTGACATCCACCAGCCCGGACGACGTGCTTGACGGCAAACTGGATGAATTCATGGCCGCTGCACTGGCCCAGCGGGTGACCGGCGAATCTGTAGAGGTCGAGGACGTCGAGTGA
- a CDS encoding peroxiredoxin, producing MKRLLVLACALSAFASPALAALPVGAKAPQFATKGALAGKDFAFDLRRALADGPVVLYFYPKAFTQGCTLEANAFAEAMPQFQAAGAKVIGLSADDLPTLRRFSTKECRDAFPVAIASPTVIKAYDVALVREGAKTGLSDRTSYVIGKNGRIIMVHSDLDWREHVKRTLAAVKSLKSK from the coding sequence ATGAAACGGCTGCTAGTCCTCGCTTGCGCTTTGAGCGCGTTTGCATCCCCGGCGCTGGCCGCATTGCCGGTTGGTGCCAAGGCGCCCCAGTTTGCGACCAAAGGGGCGCTTGCGGGCAAGGATTTCGCATTCGATCTCAGGCGCGCGCTGGCGGATGGGCCGGTGGTCCTGTACTTTTATCCAAAGGCCTTCACGCAGGGCTGCACGCTCGAAGCGAATGCCTTTGCGGAAGCGATGCCACAATTTCAGGCCGCCGGGGCGAAGGTGATCGGCCTTTCTGCGGATGATCTTCCCACTTTGCGCCGCTTTTCGACCAAGGAATGCCGGGATGCCTTTCCTGTTGCGATAGCCAGCCCGACCGTGATCAAGGCCTATGATGTCGCCTTGGTGCGGGAAGGGGCGAAAACCGGCCTTTCCGACCGCACATCCTATGTGATCGGGAAGAATGGCCGTATCATTATGGTGCACTCGGATCTTGATTGGCGAGAGCACGTAAAACGTACACTTGCGGCGGTGAAATCCCTCAAGTCCAAATAG
- a CDS encoding penicillin-binding protein 1A, with product MADETNFETARYRIRRDAKGAFAWAEGALSWAKTQWRDSRLFRWIAIAAAAFVVLWALVWFALARDLPDAEMLLDYQPPLPTMVRGIDGEIVDSYARERRVQLQFVDFPRPMINAFLAAEDKTFWTHGGIDYTGFVGAVFDYVTKLGSGQRAKGGSTITQQVAKNILVGDEYSITRKLKEMILARRIESVLTKQQILELYLNEIPLGRQSFGVQAAARAYFDKDIGDLQLHEAAFLAILPKAPERYGRAKYADLAMERRNFVLDQMVANDFITREQADAAKAKPLGVIQRRSAEKTVDAGYFMEEVRRQLMGRYGEKAEDGPHSVYAGGLWVRTSLDPKLQTAARDALRGALLRFHGGRGWTGPIATIDVSDGNWQGELVSSYLGINYQNWRVGVVTARTGASARIGFVDGKEAPLTGLPDALKAGDVIVASPEGNGYRVRTIPEISGGFLAQDPNTGRVLAMQGGFDSRLGAFNRATQAMRQPGSTIKPFVYATGLDFGLSPASMVSDSSFCVYQGGARGEKCFRNFSGGGGGEHTMRWGLEQSRNLMTVHIANDAGMPNVIRTFDKVGIGQYKPYLSFALGAGETTVEKMVNAYSALANQGRQFDPSLIDYVQDRGGKVIWRADKRKCTGCNMKDWDGKAMPRFAARGKQVLDARTAYQVVHMLEGVVTRGTAVTLRDLKLPLFGKTGTTSGPTDVWFVGGSPDIVAGVYLGYDKPRSLGGGAQGGRHAAPIFKEFVQKTRDHWSDEPFPAPAGVRMVRIDRRTGKRVFDGWPSSDPKAAIIWEAFKPDTEPRRSTRQDEVDAMRQEILTLLRRGRAVEAQRKSGTTTEQPGNFAEQQGGLY from the coding sequence ATGGCCGACGAGACCAATTTCGAAACCGCCCGCTACAGGATTCGCCGTGACGCCAAAGGTGCATTCGCCTGGGCGGAAGGTGCGCTGAGCTGGGCGAAGACGCAGTGGCGTGACAGCCGCCTGTTCCGCTGGATTGCAATCGCCGCAGCTGCATTTGTGGTGCTGTGGGCGCTGGTGTGGTTCGCCTTGGCGCGGGATTTGCCTGATGCGGAAATGCTGTTGGACTATCAGCCGCCTTTGCCGACGATGGTGCGTGGAATTGATGGCGAAATCGTCGATTCCTATGCGCGGGAACGGCGTGTGCAGCTTCAGTTCGTCGATTTTCCGCGCCCGATGATCAATGCGTTCCTGGCCGCTGAAGACAAGACGTTCTGGACACACGGTGGCATTGATTACACCGGCTTCGTCGGCGCCGTATTCGACTATGTGACCAAGTTGGGTTCGGGCCAACGGGCGAAAGGTGGTTCGACCATCACCCAGCAGGTGGCGAAAAATATTCTCGTCGGTGACGAGTATTCGATCACGCGCAAGCTCAAGGAAATGATCCTCGCGCGCAGAATCGAGAGCGTGTTGACCAAGCAGCAAATTCTTGAGTTGTATCTCAACGAGATTCCGCTCGGCAGGCAGAGCTTTGGCGTACAGGCTGCTGCCCGGGCCTATTTTGACAAGGATATCGGCGATCTGCAGCTGCATGAGGCCGCGTTCCTTGCGATTCTGCCGAAAGCGCCGGAACGATATGGTCGTGCGAAGTATGCCGATCTTGCTATGGAACGGCGAAACTTTGTTCTCGATCAGATGGTTGCGAACGATTTCATCACGCGGGAACAGGCCGATGCGGCCAAGGCCAAACCTCTGGGCGTTATTCAACGTCGTTCCGCCGAAAAAACGGTCGATGCCGGCTACTTCATGGAGGAGGTGCGCCGTCAATTGATGGGGCGCTATGGCGAAAAGGCGGAAGATGGTCCGCATAGCGTCTACGCAGGCGGTCTCTGGGTGCGCACCTCGCTCGACCCCAAGTTGCAGACTGCCGCCCGGGATGCGCTGCGTGGCGCTTTGCTGCGCTTCCACGGAGGGCGCGGTTGGACAGGACCGATTGCCACGATCGATGTCAGTGACGGAAACTGGCAGGGCGAACTGGTCAGTTCTTACCTCGGCATCAATTACCAGAACTGGCGCGTGGGTGTGGTTACGGCGCGGACCGGGGCGAGTGCGCGGATCGGGTTTGTCGATGGCAAGGAAGCGCCGTTGACCGGATTGCCGGATGCCTTGAAGGCGGGGGATGTCATTGTCGCATCGCCCGAAGGCAATGGTTACAGGGTACGTACGATTCCTGAAATTTCAGGCGGTTTTCTCGCGCAAGACCCAAACACCGGTCGCGTGCTGGCGATGCAGGGCGGCTTCGATTCCCGATTGGGCGCATTCAACCGGGCGACGCAGGCCATGCGGCAGCCGGGCTCTACCATCAAGCCGTTCGTCTATGCGACAGGGCTCGATTTTGGCCTCTCTCCGGCCTCAATGGTGTCGGACAGTTCGTTCTGCGTGTATCAGGGCGGTGCGCGGGGTGAGAAATGCTTCCGCAACTTCAGCGGTGGCGGCGGGGGTGAGCACACCATGCGCTGGGGCCTTGAACAGTCCCGCAACCTGATGACCGTGCACATTGCCAATGATGCCGGTATGCCGAATGTCATTCGCACTTTCGACAAGGTCGGTATCGGCCAGTACAAACCTTACCTCTCCTTTGCGCTCGGAGCCGGTGAAACGACCGTGGAGAAAATGGTCAATGCCTATTCGGCGCTGGCCAATCAGGGGCGTCAGTTCGACCCCAGCCTGATCGATTATGTGCAGGATCGGGGTGGCAAGGTCATCTGGCGTGCGGACAAGCGCAAGTGCACGGGCTGCAACATGAAGGACTGGGATGGCAAAGCCATGCCGCGCTTCGCGGCGCGTGGCAAACAGGTGCTCGATGCCCGCACGGCCTATCAGGTCGTTCACATGCTGGAAGGCGTTGTCACACGCGGTACGGCTGTCACCCTGCGTGATCTCAAGTTGCCGCTGTTCGGCAAGACCGGGACGACATCAGGGCCGACCGATGTGTGGTTCGTCGGGGGATCGCCTGACATCGTTGCAGGGGTTTATCTGGGGTATGACAAGCCGCGCAGCCTCGGCGGTGGTGCGCAGGGTGGCCGTCATGCGGCGCCGATATTCAAGGAATTCGTACAGAAGACACGCGATCACTGGAGTGACGAACCATTCCCGGCGCCTGCTGGCGTTCGCATGGTGCGCATCGATCGTCGTACGGGCAAGCGCGTGTTCGATGGCTGGCCCAGTAGTGATCCCAAGGCGGCGATCATCTGGGAAGCCTTCAAGCCGGACACGGAACCGCGCCGGAGCACCCGGCAGGATGAAGTCGACGCCATGCGGCAGGAAATTCTGACGTTGCTGCGCCGCGGCCGCGCTGTTGAAGCCCAGCGGAAATCGGGAACGACAACCGAACAGCCTGGCAATTTTGCGGAACAGCAAGGCGGCCTGTACTAG
- a CDS encoding N-acetylmuramoyl-L-alanine amidase family protein — MIVLVPAVMLAGLFLFWPGFTSLFANDNHLVRIELPEPGSSLNLPAVLGPPDASRPLIVIDAGHGGHDPGAGGDGLQEKTLTLDLARTLRDQLLANGGIRVALTRDDDRFLALAERRDIARALGATLFLSIHADSAGEEKDVSGASLYTLSAQASDEAAARLATRENRADRINGMVLDDQNGSVNAILFNLSQRRARDDAGELARLIVREGEGEMVFHPSPRRSAAFAVLKSPDIPSILFEAGYITNPDEARRLASPEGRMQFGEIVARAIRIYFARQAGG; from the coding sequence GTGATTGTACTTGTCCCGGCAGTTATGCTTGCCGGGCTTTTTCTGTTCTGGCCCGGATTTACCTCTCTGTTCGCAAACGACAATCATCTTGTCCGCATCGAACTGCCAGAGCCCGGCAGCAGCCTGAATCTGCCAGCAGTGCTTGGCCCGCCCGATGCCAGTCGCCCGCTGATTGTTATCGATGCGGGGCACGGGGGGCATGATCCCGGGGCTGGTGGTGACGGGTTGCAGGAGAAAACGCTGACACTGGATCTGGCGCGAACGTTGCGGGACCAGTTACTGGCAAATGGCGGCATTCGTGTCGCTCTGACGCGGGATGATGACCGGTTTCTTGCGCTGGCCGAACGGCGGGATATTGCCAGGGCATTGGGGGCGACCCTGTTCCTTTCGATCCATGCGGATTCTGCTGGCGAGGAGAAGGACGTGTCGGGCGCCAGCCTCTACACCTTATCCGCCCAGGCGTCGGATGAGGCGGCGGCGCGGCTTGCGACGCGGGAGAATCGGGCTGATCGCATCAATGGCATGGTTCTGGATGATCAGAATGGTTCCGTGAATGCGATTTTGTTCAATCTGTCGCAGCGGCGCGCCCGTGACGATGCGGGGGAACTGGCACGGTTGATTGTGCGGGAAGGGGAGGGGGAGATGGTATTTCACCCGAGTCCCCGTCGTTCCGCAGCGTTTGCAGTGCTCAAATCGCCGGATATCCCATCCATTCTGTTTGAGGCTGGCTACATCACGAATCCCGATGAAGCACGCCGTTTGGCCTCGCCTGAAGGGCGTATGCAATTTGGCGAAATCGTGGCGCGCGCAATACGCATCTACTTCGCACGACAGGCGGGCGGATAG
- a CDS encoding ribonuclease E/G, whose protein sequence is MTTRMLIDARHPEETRVAVLKGNRIEEFDFESADKKQIKGNIYLAKVTRVEPSLQAAFVDFGGNRHGFLAFSEIHPDYYQIPREDREALLAEEAAAAEEEARLRAAEEDGADDDDDDYGENGLLADDLLGDDGVEEIDTSEKDDVATIEGGIVEEDDSSNGAEADESGSHTDADNGEGHDDRGRGRRRGRRQGRARSKEVEELRAKRMALRRRYKIQDVIQRRQVLLVQVVKEERGNKGAALTTYLSLAGRYTVLMPNSSHGGGISRKISSSTDRKRLKQIVSELKLPRSMGCIIRTAGLQRTKTEIKRDFDYLARLWDEIRENTLSSSAPAMIHSDSDLIKRAIRDIYNRDIEDVVVEGEEGYKAARQFMKLLMPSHARRVKQYADPVPLFQRYGAEDQLTAMYDPVVQLKSGGYLVINPTEALVSIDINSGRSTKEHGIEATALSTNLEAAKEIARQLRLRDMAGLVVIDFIDMEYSSNIRKVERAMKDALKHDRARIQVGRISGFGLMEMSRQRLRTGVLEATTRSCPHCDGTGLVRTASSAGLSALRLIEDEAAKGKGTIITLYASTEAAIYLLNQKRGDLAEIEERYGVNVEVIPEGENEGAKMRVSSSGPRPLTAPRFEPLLIEEDLDLVIEEEDDEDEEEAEFRDEEDNQDQRRKRRRRRGGRNRKRRDQDGEGEQADNGHEAFESGSDEDASDSSEADEPTGDHEHGDDSAEGEERAKRRRRRGGRRRKKRTDGEESIEGSDGSDDESVADEGSSDRSEDAPAPADVAQADAVQADDVTPEPEAAPAPKPRRTRRKKVEAEAPAESDVAEEAPVVTAEPPAAVVEAEAEAAPAKPKRTRRKKAEPVAEDVADAPAEPAETAEVVVEEVPAKPKRTRRKKADTPAPEATVEAPAEVVAETVPATTETAELVAEPVAQTDAGEAPAEAGEETPSTPRRGWWQRTFGE, encoded by the coding sequence ATGACAACGCGCATGCTTATCGATGCGCGCCACCCGGAAGAAACGCGGGTGGCGGTGCTCAAAGGCAACCGTATTGAAGAATTCGATTTTGAATCTGCCGATAAAAAACAGATCAAAGGCAACATTTATCTAGCGAAAGTCACAAGGGTTGAGCCGTCTTTGCAGGCGGCATTCGTGGACTTCGGTGGAAACAGGCACGGGTTTCTCGCTTTCAGCGAAATTCACCCCGATTATTATCAGATTCCGCGCGAAGACCGCGAAGCGTTGCTGGCAGAAGAAGCTGCAGCAGCAGAAGAAGAAGCGCGCCTGCGCGCTGCCGAAGAAGACGGCGCGGATGACGATGACGACGATTATGGCGAGAATGGCCTTCTTGCTGACGATCTTCTCGGCGACGATGGTGTCGAGGAAATCGACACATCCGAAAAGGATGACGTCGCCACGATCGAAGGCGGCATTGTCGAAGAAGACGACAGCAGCAATGGCGCCGAGGCCGACGAAAGCGGATCCCACACCGATGCCGATAACGGCGAAGGTCATGATGATCGCGGTCGCGGCCGTCGTCGCGGACGCAGACAAGGCCGCGCGCGTTCCAAGGAAGTTGAGGAACTGCGCGCGAAACGCATGGCATTGCGTCGTCGCTACAAGATTCAGGACGTCATCCAGCGCCGCCAGGTATTGCTGGTTCAGGTCGTAAAGGAAGAGCGCGGCAACAAGGGCGCCGCGCTGACGACATACCTCAGCCTCGCAGGCCGCTACACCGTTCTGATGCCCAACAGCAGCCACGGCGGCGGGATTTCTCGGAAGATTTCCAGCTCGACGGACCGCAAGCGCCTCAAGCAAATTGTGTCGGAACTTAAGCTGCCCCGCAGCATGGGTTGCATTATCCGCACGGCAGGACTTCAACGCACCAAGACCGAAATCAAACGCGATTTCGATTACCTCGCCCGACTGTGGGATGAAATCCGCGAAAACACGCTGTCATCCAGCGCACCCGCAATGATCCATTCCGATAGCGATCTGATCAAGCGCGCGATCCGGGACATATACAACCGCGATATCGAAGATGTCGTCGTCGAAGGCGAGGAAGGTTACAAGGCCGCGCGGCAGTTCATGAAACTGCTCATGCCCAGCCATGCCCGGCGGGTAAAACAATATGCCGATCCGGTGCCGCTATTCCAGCGTTATGGCGCGGAAGACCAGCTTACCGCGATGTACGATCCCGTCGTGCAGCTCAAGTCGGGCGGTTATCTTGTTATCAATCCGACCGAGGCGCTGGTGTCTATCGACATCAACTCCGGCCGTTCCACAAAGGAACATGGGATCGAGGCGACGGCGCTCAGCACCAATCTCGAGGCAGCGAAAGAGATCGCCCGCCAGCTTCGCCTGCGCGACATGGCTGGCCTGGTGGTGATCGACTTCATCGACATGGAATACAGTTCCAATATCCGCAAGGTCGAGCGGGCGATGAAGGACGCGCTCAAGCACGATCGGGCGCGGATTCAGGTCGGCCGCATTTCGGGCTTCGGCCTGATGGAAATGAGCCGTCAGCGCTTGCGCACAGGCGTACTCGAAGCGACCACACGGTCCTGCCCGCATTGCGATGGCACGGGTCTGGTGCGCACGGCGTCGAGCGCAGGCCTTTCCGCGCTGCGCCTGATCGAGGATGAAGCGGCAAAGGGCAAAGGCACGATCATCACGCTTTATGCCTCCACCGAAGCTGCGATCTATCTGTTGAACCAGAAACGCGGCGATCTGGCGGAAATTGAAGAGCGTTATGGGGTAAACGTCGAGGTAATCCCTGAAGGCGAGAACGAAGGCGCGAAAATGCGCGTTTCGAGCTCTGGCCCTCGTCCGCTCACTGCCCCCCGGTTTGAACCCCTTCTTATCGAAGAAGATCTCGATCTGGTGATCGAAGAGGAAGACGACGAGGACGAGGAAGAGGCGGAATTCCGCGACGAAGAGGACAACCAGGATCAGCGCCGCAAACGCCGTCGCCGCCGCGGTGGTCGTAATCGCAAGCGTCGCGATCAGGATGGTGAAGGCGAGCAGGCCGATAACGGTCATGAAGCGTTCGAAAGCGGCTCTGACGAAGACGCCAGCGATAGCTCCGAGGCTGATGAGCCAACAGGCGATCATGAGCATGGTGACGATAGCGCTGAAGGCGAAGAGCGCGCCAAGCGCCGCCGCCGCCGCGGTGGCCGTCGCCGGAAGAAGCGGACCGACGGTGAAGAAAGCATCGAAGGTTCCGACGGCAGCGATGACGAAAGCGTTGCTGACGAGGGTTCTTCTGACCGCTCGGAAGACGCCCCTGCCCCGGCTGACGTTGCACAGGCCGATGCCGTTCAGGCTGACGATGTGACGCCAGAACCCGAGGCGGCACCGGCCCCGAAACCCCGGCGGACCCGCCGCAAGAAGGTCGAAGCCGAAGCACCGGCAGAATCGGACGTTGCAGAAGAAGCCCCTGTCGTCACGGCAGAGCCCCCTGCTGCAGTGGTAGAAGCCGAAGCGGAAGCAGCGCCAGCCAAGCCTAAACGGACCCGCCGTAAAAAGGCAGAACCCGTTGCAGAAGATGTCGCTGATGCCCCGGCGGAGCCCGCTGAGACCGCCGAAGTGGTGGTGGAAGAGGTCCCCGCCAAACCAAAGCGGACCCGGCGCAAGAAGGCCGATACCCCTGCGCCGGAAGCAACGGTTGAAGCACCCGCTGAAGTCGTGGCTGAAACAGTGCCCGCGACAACGGAAACCGCCGAACTGGTTGCTGAACCCGTTGCGCAAACCGATGCCGGTGAAGCGCCAGCGGAAGCTGGCGAGGAAACGCCATCCACGCCGCGTCGCGGCTGGTGGCAGCGGACATTTGGCGAGTAA
- a CDS encoding class I SAM-dependent methyltransferase produces MMAHEKRERSMGFSTWYEDKILPHIIRCGCANANIAALRAKIVPLAEGRVFEMGVGGGLNQPFYETSKITGFSGIDPSEKLLDYARAAARSRGWDTDIRQGFGEAIPFSDAEFDTVVCTFTMCSVQDQARVLDEMRRILKPGGRLLFLEHGRAVDPVVVKWQTRIEPAWKRVFGNCHLSRAVTGAVRESGFAMEYTDHTYMSGAPRFAGFMEWGVGIKAGH; encoded by the coding sequence ATGATGGCGCACGAAAAACGGGAGAGAAGCATGGGGTTTAGCACGTGGTACGAGGATAAAATCCTTCCGCACATCATTCGTTGTGGCTGCGCCAATGCCAATATTGCCGCCTTGCGTGCGAAAATCGTGCCTCTGGCCGAAGGGCGGGTGTTCGAAATGGGGGTCGGCGGTGGACTGAATCAGCCCTTCTACGAAACGTCGAAGATCACTGGCTTTTCTGGGATCGATCCGTCAGAAAAATTGCTCGACTATGCCCGTGCCGCAGCACGGTCGCGTGGTTGGGATACCGATATTCGTCAGGGTTTCGGAGAAGCAATTCCATTCTCCGATGCCGAATTCGACACAGTGGTATGCACGTTCACCATGTGCTCAGTTCAGGATCAGGCGCGGGTGCTCGACGAAATGCGCCGCATACTCAAGCCTGGTGGGCGGCTGCTTTTTCTGGAGCATGGGCGCGCAGTCGATCCGGTCGTGGTGAAGTGGCAGACCCGGATCGAACCGGCGTGGAAGCGTGTTTTTGGAAACTGCCACTTGAGTCGCGCGGTTACCGGCGCCGTGCGTGAAAGCGGTTTTGCGATGGAGTACACCGATCACACCTATATGTCCGGTGCACCGCGTTTTGCCGGCTTCATGGAATGGGGCGTCGGAATCAAAGCGGGCCATTGA